The Homo sapiens chromosome 5, GRCh38.p14 Primary Assembly genome includes a window with the following:
- the CLTB gene encoding clathrin light chain B isoform d (isoform d is encoded by transcript variant 5) produces the protein MADDFGFFSSSESGAPEAAEEDPAAAFLAQQESEIAGIENDEGFGAPAGSHAAPAQPGPTSGAGSEDMGTTVNGDVFQPVHHQRVQLQTQLPIQPKDEPAHNYSSSIWHSQGQGQKGPAGLRLPTSAQILSPFP, from the exons ATGGCTGATGACTTTGGCTTCTTCTCGTCGTCGGAGAGCGGTGCCCCGGAGGCGGCGGAGGAGGACCCGGCGGCCGCCTTCCTGGCCCAGCAGGAGAGCGAGATTGCAGGCATAGAGAACGACGAGGGCTTCGGGGCACCTGCCGGCAGCCATGCGGCCCCCGCGCAGCCGGGCCCCACGAGTGGGG CTGGTTCTGAGGACATGGGGACCACAGTCAATGGAGATGTGTTTCAG CCCGTGCACCACCAGCGGGTCCAGCTACAAACCCAGTTGCCAATACAGCCTAAGGACGAGCCTGCCCACAACTATTCCAGTTCCATTTGGCACAGCCAGGGGCAGGGACAGAAGGGCCCTGCAGGACTCCGCCTCCCCACCTCTGCACAgatcctctctcctttcccctaa